A stretch of DNA from Juglans microcarpa x Juglans regia isolate MS1-56 chromosome 5D, Jm3101_v1.0, whole genome shotgun sequence:
TTTTACTTGTAATACTCTCAATCGTTAAAATTGGTTTTTCTGACTTTGGTTGCTctgtagggttttacctttgagGAGTTCTTCAAAATGTTTCATTTCGTAATCAAATTATTGTGTGAAtgctcttaatattttatattagttaCTAATTCGTGCTAATAACTTTTGTTTACCATTAATGTGCATAATTGGGAGTAATTGGAAAATTTCAAGACACACTCGGAACTTTTGAATTCTCCCAATTATTCCACCATATAGAGCGTCAGGTAGGATGAAACTTGTTACAATTACCCTTGACTTCAATTTCTTTGGAGTTGAACGGAGATGGCAATGGACGTTCCAATACTGGAATTGCCCAACATATGTAGGAAAGTTCACTTGGTGAGCCTGATTATGGGGATCTTTCTCTGATGAACGGCTGATAGAGGGATCTTTAGGAAAAGATATGTCATTCAGAACAGGTGATAGGCAAGCGGGTAAATGGGCCTATGTTCCCGACGTTGAAAGCGAAGCCGCGAAAGGTCTGGGAAAATATCTTCTAACTACGTGCACAGGGCCCTAGCCTTGTTTCTTGGGTCTGGTTCGGCTTAAAACCAAGGTCCAAGTCCGTGCAAAGCCAGCCATCAGTGGCAAACTTGTTTTGCATTGTTGACCGAGAATTATACTATTTGCATTGACCTGATAtactctaaataaaatatatccacttctcattgtcattttttttttttttttttttttttttaagaaaaaggagGGCACCTCCATTTATTAATAAACGAGTGAGGTGAAGGAGCCACCAATGTCGCATATGGAAGGCAACACCTCCATTTATGGTTGTTTCACCTCCATAAAATATATCCACTTTTCATTGTCGCATATTTCACCTTTCAAAGctacataaaaacataaacaacatATCATGTGAAGCTAATCAATGTATATAATAACCTAAATATCATAAAGCTTAATCTTATTAAACACATTCCACAAGGCAAAcagaataatatttattatattaccTCTTCCCACTTGCAATCCTTAAGTTCCAAGGtccaattttttaatattttttaaatcttaaaaactAGAAGGACCGTGAATCAAGGGGTGTGAGCGTGTGTGTACTCATTACAGGACTCCATTACCTTACCAGCACATTTTTCATTGACTTTTTTTTACCCTGTGATTTGGTGCTTTCTTAGGCAATTTGTCTTAGTTGTTAAATTGAAAAGCTCTGATTTAGGCGCTACCCACTGATTAaattaagttgtatttttttgacaaACAAAGGGTATGCTCAtatggattaatttaaaaagtagaAGGATGGTGGTATCCAAGGTTTAGGTTCATATTCCCCTGACACAAACTGCATCAAGAGACAACCATTTGGGTTACCATTGCACGTGAGCTTGTTTTCTATATTGTAACCCACTAagcataaaaacatattagatGTACGTGTGCtcatattttcttaatgaataatCTGGGAAATGGGTCATCAGACTCGCAAGTCAAGACATACACCCAATTCCTATCTTTTCATTCCACTAATTACAACCTTTGCTCCTTGATTTTTGCATTAATCAATTGGTAAATGggcatttctcttaattaattgAGACCTTTACTTCACTGAATAAACTTTCAATCTATAACCtttgttttcattctttaaTCTTGGGGTCACAAAATTTGAAGTCAAAATCAGGTAAATTTGAAGTcactgaaatttttttttttttttagaaaaagaaaaagaggaaagaaagaagtCAGAGATTGCACAAACTGCCTAGATACCAAAACATATTTACAAGCAGATACAATCACCACATATACTACAATAGAAacttttttttggaagaaactTACTACAATACAAACTGTGTGACCAGCTCGATTGcgtaggatatatatatatatatatatatatatatatatatataagaactaATGGGGGCAAGTATGGATGATGAACATTGGAATTCTACCACTACTGTACTGCTACGCATCCCTTCTATTTGTGTCAAATGTTGGAATGTAGGTAAAAGCTCAAAGATATTTTAACCTGTTGAGcatctataaaaaaagaaaagaaaaaaaattattacacgATCACAGCCTCGGATGCTCCTACACGGGGCACCAGCCTCACCTCTTACAATATTAGTAGACAAATTGCCATTGTCACTTAACCGGAATTGTGAGTTGTTGGAACCAGTAGAAAATTAAGtgattaattatgttatttatgtgGCTGTAAGCAATTATGGCATCATTTCTTAATCTAAgtgctttatattttatacatatagCTGATGGTATCCAACTACGACTTCTGATTAATTGCTCGATCATAATTTGATTGGAAAAATCAATTGCAAGTACAAGATTTTTCATGTAAAAAGAAGTTACATTTAGATCAtgttatgagatgagatttttctaGGTAAATGGATCGTTGAGATTACTTGtcctgtttggattgaaaagtgatctcaactcatctaatctcatcattataattttttcaaattttcacacaaaatataataaacaatttaactttttcaaatctcaaaataataatattaaaaaatattattctaataatattttatttaacttatttaaaactatctcatctcatatcatctctcaATCTAAACGGATACTTAGCCTTGTTAAGATTTTGTTCGAACGAGTAGGTATGCCAACATTTGACACCTGAAGAGAGGAAGGTACCATTCAACTAGCTAGGGACATTTATTAACAGTTGATTTAATTGAATTAACAGAAAAAaggtagatttttatttttttttattttaaggtttgtcatctttctcaaaatcttttcttttttgaattattCAATCTTTTTCTTAATCTTCTGATAAATGTAGAGGTGGTAGAAGTGTATACCCAAATTTGGAAACTTCATCCTAGTTTTGAGTTTGCTATTTGGGTTTGACGAGGGGTATTTGGAGCCCCGAGAATccaaggagggagagagagagagagagagagagagaggcgcaCGTGGTGATGCATGCCTTAACCCTCGGCGACGCCAAACTGAAACGATAATCAAACCCAAAAGTCTCCTCAACTTCCAATCACGTCCATCTGCCTCACCTGAATGTGATCATTGATTATTCAGAGACGTCTTTTACTTCTTCATGTTCTCTTTTGAACTCTTCCTGTCAATGACCATGTAGCTTCAACATTAGCATAGTTTCACTTGCACTGATCAAACTATACTGTTCTTCAAGCTCTCCTAATTCCTTCTCTGTACCCCTTTCATGCTCTCGTCTGATCACATTCGGATAGTCCTTGATTATCTTCATGCATCTCCACTAAAAAGCTAGAGAACAAATGAAAACCATATTTTTATGACAAAGGTTTTGCATTCAAATGGTACCTTCTTTGACTTTTGCGGTTTTGCTACATGGTTAACGTCCGATCACTGCTCTCATATATATCTTCattaattttgaagattttcatCTGGGAAGCATTTCTACGAGGTTTTCATTCGTGGGTGTATGCAATTTTTGTGATTATTGGTATATTTCAATGGTGGAGCTTCAATCCTGTGCTGGCTTGGTCAATGCTTTTGCATTGTGTGCTATAGAGCAAGAAGTGAAAGGGGAGGGTATCAGTGTTATTGCTGAGATTACTGCCGAGTTACAAAGGGAAAGACGGAAGAATGCTGAGCTTTTGGAGAGAATATCAATTCTTGAAGCTCAAAtacaggaaagaaaaaaacaatctcTTCCTACAGATGGACAAGTATGATAGCCTAGTTCACACTTGCGTTTTTGCTTAGTTCATTGGTTTTGTCTTCTATTATCCCACGaatactttattttcttcaaattctaattacataaataaaaatgagataaaccATCGAATGTGCCCTCTTGGTTTATCTTATTTgcttctcttttgttttgttttgttttattttattctaactttAATTGCTCATTaaagtcatttttttatcaGAAGAATCTTgctagtttatactttattgtGATGTTTGCATGTCTCTTTTACGAGTAGATAAGAAATCATCTGTTCAATCTAGCTATTCTGTTATGTTCCAAAATTCCTGCGAAGTATGTGTTGATTCGATTGGCCAGAGGAATTTTGCatttgaaataagatgaatgtTAATTCCGTTTTAAAGTAGAAGATACTGAAACTACTATTACAATACAAGGAAAACAGCATGTAAGATGTAATGAAATGctttttatattgtttatgACAAACTCACTAATGAAACTTACAGATAGACGAGGGAAGTTGTCACTTACAGACAGATGGTTTAGCAATTGTAAATTACATGGTGATGAGTATAGTTACAAAATCAAATCTCTTAATATCTGATAAGAATAATAACTAAATCAAATTTCTTTATCTTGATCATATTATCAAAGGCCTTTCTTACCTTAAATTTCAGGGCAGTTGTCCCAATGCAATGGAAAGAAGCTTCAAGAAGTTAAAAAGACAGAAAACAGAACGGAGTGCTGGAACTGAGAATGGAAACATTAGCAAAAGTGAAATGGCAACACAGCAGACGCATGACTCGCAGTGTTCACCCCCGGGAGAGGCAAGCCTAGAAGACTGCTTGGTTAGTTGGATGAGAAAGGATGAGaaccatttttttcattacgaaaaatttaaagatggtGATTCAACAGCAGACTGTGATGATACAGATGAtagtgatgatgaagatgatgattatcATGAAGAGGATGATATTAACAGTGGCCATAAAGTTGGGAATATCGATGAGACTTCAATAACTGCTATTGAACGGAAAGAATATCCTCATGAAGGTGGTGATGAGGGATTACTTATACCATGTTTGGAAAGTTCCTCTGGTGTTGAGCTTGAGCCAACATTTTCAATTGTGAGCCAAAAAACGAATGAAAACCAAAATGAAAATGGTATGGCAGCTGATACACAGCCAGGTTATGATAAGAGGGAACTCAAAAGACTTGACAGGAAAGAGACCAAAAATACTGGAGGACATAAAGAACTATCTGAGTTCCTTAGTTTTGATAAAGAGGTTTGTCATAGCcaatcattacaaaaaaaaaacctccaaaGGTGGCTTTCTATCCAAAAGAAGGGAAGAAAATTATTGATTCAAATATCCTGTTGCAGAAAAATGCTCAGTCTCACaccataagaaaaattatagtttttGCATCTCCCGGTACAAGGCATGGATGTGAAGATATGTATGAGTTGGACTTCAATCATTTTAGCATTTTGAGGAAGGGAGAGCCATATGTATCTCCCACGAATCCTGGGGTAAACATTCTGATTTTGCAAACtttgttagtttcatgagaCAGAATAAATGGTTTTAGTATAATTGCTTAAAGATAGTGAGGATTTTATGGATAGGAGTATTTTTTGGGTTCCTTGTCTTTGCTGCTGTTTCGCCAGGGGCCTTCTTTTTATTTGACGTGAAGTATGCGTTACCTTTTCATCATTTTGTTTGATAGCCAAGAGATTAAGTTTTTCTCAGTGTGAAGATATTTTTGGGTCAATTCTAGTCCTGATATAACTGAAATTCTTGTCCTGATATATCTGAATGTTGCCTCTCCATGCATCCACTATTATCAGTACTGACTTTCTTATATGTAAACAGTCTCAAAGCTCTTCGGCCATATTTTGATGCCATGTTGTCTTATCATCAGTAGCACAGTGCTTCCCTGAACATTTGCTTAACTTATTTTCCCCTTGTTCTGTCTATCAAGTGAATTAGTCAGCTCTTCTGGTTAACTTGTTGATAGAAAGAGGATGGTGTTTTCACCAGGCAATATCTCATCTGAACTCGGGTAATTTTGTGAGGGGTTGCCACATGGTAGAACAAATTGCTTGAAAGCTTGGACAAATTGCCTCGCTTTCTGCTTTACTCAGTGACATCAGATTATTACGGGAAATTGATAGGATTTGGATTGGTGCCATTGTGAATTTAGTTGCGTTGATGGGAGTCTAGTTCTTTTGGTGAATATAAAAGGCCAAATCGAACCGTCTTGGGCtgccaaagaaagaaaaaataaatatataaataaataacttaatttccAATTTAATAGGAAATACTGGTGATCTCATCATATTGCAATACCAACTTGCCTGCTACAAAGCTGTCTCAAATGCTTGTTTCAACTTTCAGAGGATGCCCATGGTTGGATGGCTTCTAGGAATCTTAAGTTCTTTCCTTAATAATCCTCTTTCAATCAAGGAAACCGCTAACTTATCTTATCATCAGGAGCACGTTTTATATGAGAATCCTGGTATTCGGAGAAAGGTCTTTTATCCCAAGCAACAGAATCCAACATTATGTCCTGTTCAAGTACTTGAGGAGGAGAAGGCTATGCGACCGTCTGATGTTAGTTGCCCATCCTGCCT
This window harbors:
- the LOC121264200 gene encoding probable serine/threonine-protein kinase fhkB yields the protein MVELQSCAGLVNAFALCAIEQEVKGEGISVIAEITAELQRERRKNAELLERISILEAQIQERKKQSLPTDGQGSCPNAMERSFKKLKRQKTERSAGTENGNISKSEMATQQTHDSQCSPPGEASLEDCLVSWMRKDENHFFHYEKFKDGDSTADCDDTDDSDDEDDDYHEEDDINSGHKVGNIDETSITAIERKEYPHEGGDEGLLIPCLESSSGVELEPTFSIVSQKTNENQNENGMAADTQPGYDKRELKRLDRKETKNTGGHKELSEFLSFDKEVCHSQSLQKKNLQRWLSIQKKGRKLLIQISCCRKMLSLTP